From the Senegalimassilia faecalis genome, one window contains:
- a CDS encoding glycosyltransferase family 2 protein has translation MRFSIVVAAYNVERYIGECLESLKSQSFGDFECIVVNDCSQDGTLDAIGRAIAGDGRFTVLTLERNSGLSAARNAGMAAAAGEFIMFLDGDDYYDPEALERLDARIAADNLDMLYFGAASFYESRKLRREHYENQEVRESVEGVHCGPDMYVLMERTKAFRPSACLYTVRKALLDGCGLRFLDGILHEDVLFQMQLIPHPQRVAFLNEPLYQRRMREGSIMTTRPTMRNVHGLAVTAQRMQEWLAAHAGEYSCEFCEAYAWRTSDTREVAARYLREIDEADVAAYREGLSTEELAAFDMHVLGLWRSMGHVYDEYETSHAYRIGHALIAIPQKIRKLVELPQAKPGE, from the coding sequence GTGAGATTCTCCATTGTTGTTGCGGCATACAACGTTGAACGCTACATCGGTGAATGCCTGGAATCGCTCAAGAGCCAGTCGTTCGGCGATTTTGAGTGCATCGTGGTCAACGATTGCTCGCAAGACGGCACGCTTGACGCCATCGGCCGCGCTATCGCTGGCGATGGTCGCTTCACCGTGCTGACCTTGGAGCGCAACTCCGGCCTGTCTGCCGCGCGCAACGCGGGCATGGCCGCGGCCGCCGGCGAGTTCATCATGTTCCTGGACGGCGACGATTACTATGACCCCGAAGCGCTTGAGCGCCTGGACGCGCGCATTGCGGCGGACAACCTAGACATGCTGTATTTCGGCGCTGCGTCGTTCTACGAAAGCCGCAAACTTCGCAGGGAGCACTACGAGAACCAAGAAGTGCGCGAAAGCGTCGAAGGCGTGCATTGCGGCCCCGACATGTACGTGCTGATGGAGCGCACGAAGGCGTTTCGCCCCTCCGCCTGCCTATACACCGTCCGCAAAGCGCTGCTTGACGGCTGTGGCCTGCGCTTTCTTGACGGCATCCTGCACGAGGACGTGCTGTTCCAGATGCAGCTCATCCCACATCCGCAGCGCGTGGCGTTTCTAAACGAGCCGCTGTACCAGCGTCGCATGCGCGAAGGCTCCATCATGACCACGCGGCCGACCATGCGCAACGTCCACGGCTTGGCGGTAACGGCGCAGCGCATGCAAGAATGGCTGGCGGCACACGCTGGCGAATACTCGTGTGAATTCTGCGAAGCTTACGCATGGCGGACGTCCGACACGCGCGAGGTGGCGGCTCGCTATCTTCGTGAGATCGATGAAGCGGACGTGGCTGCGTATCGCGAGGGGCTTTCCACCGAAGAGCTCGCAGCGTTCGACATGCACGTGCTGGGCCTGTGGCGCAGCATGGGGCATGTGTACGACGAGTACGAAACGTCGCACGCATACCGCATCGGCCACGCGCTTATCGCCATCCCGCAGAAAATTCGCAAGTTGGTGGAGCTTCCGCAGGCCAAGCCGGGGGAGTAA
- a CDS encoding glycosyltransferase: MSTPKVSVLVPVYNVERFLPQCLDALCGQTLRDIEIICINDGATDGSSAILHDYADRDQRVRVIDKANSGYGASLNMGLSQAAGEYVGIVEPDDFPDRRMFKKLLKAAERTGADVVKCNYYNYFDGADHLVENFAGLPYRRPFDPVDQPRVVCTIPSIWTGLYRKSFLEREGISLRETPGAAFQDAGFSLKVWFAARTCALVKKPLLHYRMDNPGSSSKTTDKVFIVCDEVADAEAFLRRRPERAVVLLPWLAVDKWGKYRWNYERISQSEHVAFAQRVAAEYQAANAAGELDFSLFAPDDAALLQQLLRDGAEAFAAAHPDSF; this comes from the coding sequence GTGTCCACTCCAAAGGTTTCGGTTCTTGTTCCGGTTTATAACGTGGAGCGGTTTTTGCCGCAGTGTCTGGATGCGCTTTGTGGGCAAACGTTGCGTGACATCGAAATCATCTGCATCAACGACGGCGCGACGGATGGCTCGTCGGCTATCCTGCATGACTACGCTGACCGCGACCAGCGGGTTCGCGTGATTGACAAGGCCAACTCTGGTTATGGCGCGTCGCTGAACATGGGTCTGTCCCAGGCGGCGGGCGAGTACGTCGGCATCGTCGAGCCCGACGATTTTCCTGACCGTCGCATGTTCAAGAAGCTCCTCAAGGCTGCTGAGCGCACGGGCGCCGATGTGGTGAAGTGCAACTACTACAACTACTTCGACGGCGCCGATCATCTGGTGGAAAACTTTGCCGGCCTGCCGTACAGGCGCCCGTTCGATCCCGTCGACCAGCCTCGCGTCGTGTGCACCATCCCGTCCATCTGGACGGGCCTGTACCGAAAGTCGTTTCTGGAGCGCGAGGGCATCTCTCTGCGCGAAACGCCCGGCGCCGCATTCCAGGACGCGGGCTTCAGCCTGAAGGTGTGGTTTGCCGCCCGCACATGCGCGCTGGTCAAAAAGCCGTTGCTGCATTACCGTATGGACAACCCTGGTTCGTCGTCGAAGACCACCGACAAGGTGTTCATAGTGTGCGACGAAGTGGCCGACGCTGAGGCGTTCCTTCGCCGGCGTCCTGAGCGCGCGGTGGTGCTGCTGCCGTGGCTTGCGGTTGACAAGTGGGGAAAGTACCGCTGGAACTACGAGCGCATCTCGCAAAGCGAACACGTGGCCTTCGCGCAGCGCGTGGCCGCCGAATACCAGGCGGCAAACGCTGCGGGCGAGCTGGACTTTTCCCTGTTCGCGCCCGATGACGCGGCTCTGCTGCAGCAGCTTCTTCGCGATGGCGCCGAGGCGTTTGCGGCGGCGCATCCGGACTCGTTCTAA
- a CDS encoding glycosyltransferase family 2 protein, whose amino-acid sequence MPLISIVIPVYNVERYVSLCLDSLRAQTFSDIEIICVVDGALDRSESVVRMHEALDARVRVISKENGGVSSARNAGIRAASGKYIMFVDPDDCLDKNACKVVFDTFQKTDAEVVTFGAQCLPAFDGNVWLAKCLSTRDVVYDGFDPALLFEENSHPYIWRSAVKKELLLRESIFFNEAIRFGEDEVFHFLLYPLSKKTVLISDCLYYYRVIRDDSLMSSVAHDRILKVKRHLKIASAIFADWKQRGLLDKYPEHMLDWLLEFVLFDIHCVQIFEDREGCGLRDELNEASDALLTLVFDVAPELRDAGLSMGGIDSKIVVSMQESREKGVSWRCTKELADGFAKRLAGSKAYYKQKLGDRLAAFKRALKGVLPLPASSMQEYMMENVERERIERELSDSLQLLQIEYDSKFGLKAAGFEGR is encoded by the coding sequence ATGCCTTTGATTTCAATTGTAATTCCCGTTTATAACGTCGAACGTTACGTATCCCTGTGCCTCGATTCTTTGCGCGCTCAAACGTTTTCGGACATCGAGATTATTTGCGTTGTCGATGGTGCCCTGGATCGCTCCGAATCGGTGGTCAGGATGCACGAGGCGCTTGATGCGCGCGTTCGCGTTATCAGCAAAGAGAACGGTGGCGTATCCTCGGCCCGTAACGCGGGCATTCGTGCAGCTAGCGGCAAGTACATCATGTTCGTCGATCCCGATGATTGCCTAGACAAGAATGCTTGCAAGGTTGTTTTCGACACCTTCCAAAAGACCGATGCCGAAGTTGTAACTTTTGGTGCTCAGTGTCTTCCGGCGTTTGATGGCAATGTTTGGCTTGCGAAATGCTTGAGTACTCGCGATGTCGTGTATGACGGATTTGATCCGGCTCTGTTGTTCGAGGAGAATTCGCATCCTTATATTTGGCGATCTGCCGTTAAGAAGGAATTGCTGTTAAGAGAATCGATATTCTTTAACGAAGCCATTCGATTCGGCGAAGACGAGGTATTCCATTTCCTGCTCTATCCGCTCTCGAAAAAGACGGTGCTGATTTCTGACTGCCTGTATTACTATCGCGTTATACGTGACGACTCATTAATGTCGTCCGTTGCGCACGATAGGATTCTGAAGGTTAAGAGGCATTTGAAGATTGCTTCGGCGATTTTTGCCGACTGGAAGCAGCGTGGGCTGCTTGATAAGTACCCTGAACATATGCTCGATTGGTTGCTGGAGTTCGTTCTGTTCGACATCCATTGCGTTCAGATTTTTGAAGATCGCGAGGGCTGCGGCTTGCGTGATGAATTGAACGAGGCTTCGGATGCCCTGCTAACGTTGGTTTTCGATGTGGCTCCAGAGTTGCGTGATGCTGGGCTGTCTATGGGCGGAATAGACTCGAAAATCGTTGTATCGATGCAAGAGTCTCGCGAAAAAGGCGTTTCGTGGCGTTGCACTAAAGAGCTAGCTGATGGGTTCGCTAAACGTTTGGCTGGTTCAAAGGCTTATTACAAGCAAAAGCTTGGTGATCGCTTAGCAGCTTTCAAGCGGGCTTTGAAGGGCGTGCTGCCGCTTCCTGCTTCGAGCATGCAGGAGTATATGATGGAGAATGTTGAGCGCGAGAGGATCGAGCGCGAGCTTTCTGATTCTTTGCAGTTGCTTCAGATTGAATACGACAGCAAATTCGGTTTGAAAGCTGCCGGCTTCGAGGGCCGATAG
- a CDS encoding glycosyltransferase family 2 protein gives MSEPLVSLLVPIYNVEKYLRQCLDSARNQTLEDIEVICINDGSTDSSPSIIREYMAEDSRFRMIDKANSGYGASMNKGLDAAQGKYIAILESDDYFELDALEKLYQAAETHDAEVVKANFWFYWSKPEERNEPFELVSNDMAEHLVNPQIETEIFYLKPSIWSALYRRDFLKDNGIRFLETPGASFQDSSFNFKVWATATKAYYIQDEILHYRQDNESSSINSPSKVYCVCDEYAEMDRFLASHPEKASLKAVEEKMKYDTYMWNYERLTEPLRRQFIVRFAEEFQRDIESQYVDLDIFDPWKKDDLAVMLTDPILFHAQRESPEEEGYGKKLVRFYHIGGPSLVLRALWRKIRR, from the coding sequence ATGTCTGAACCGTTGGTTTCTCTTCTGGTTCCAATTTATAACGTCGAGAAGTATCTACGTCAGTGCTTGGACTCTGCGCGTAATCAGACGCTTGAAGACATTGAGGTAATCTGTATCAACGATGGTTCGACAGACTCTTCGCCAAGCATTATTCGGGAATATATGGCGGAAGATTCCCGTTTCCGGATGATCGATAAAGCGAATTCCGGCTACGGCGCTTCGATGAACAAGGGTCTGGACGCCGCTCAGGGCAAGTATATTGCTATTCTTGAGTCTGATGACTACTTCGAGCTTGATGCGCTGGAGAAACTGTATCAAGCTGCAGAAACCCATGACGCCGAAGTGGTAAAAGCGAACTTCTGGTTCTACTGGTCGAAGCCCGAAGAGCGTAATGAGCCGTTTGAGCTTGTGTCGAATGATATGGCGGAGCATCTTGTGAACCCTCAGATCGAAACGGAGATCTTCTATCTCAAGCCGTCAATTTGGTCCGCTCTGTATCGAAGGGATTTCCTGAAAGATAACGGCATTCGCTTCTTGGAGACGCCCGGCGCCTCTTTCCAGGATTCTAGCTTCAATTTTAAAGTTTGGGCTACCGCAACGAAGGCGTATTACATTCAGGACGAAATCCTCCATTACCGACAGGATAACGAATCTTCGTCTATCAATTCGCCGTCAAAAGTATATTGCGTTTGCGATGAGTACGCCGAGATGGATCGATTCCTTGCGAGCCACCCCGAAAAGGCATCGCTTAAAGCTGTTGAAGAAAAAATGAAATACGACACGTACATGTGGAATTACGAGCGTTTGACAGAACCGCTGCGCAGGCAGTTCATCGTTCGATTTGCCGAAGAATTCCAGCGAGACATCGAATCGCAGTATGTTGACCTGGATATCTTTGATCCGTGGAAAAAGGATGACCTGGCTGTCATGCTCACTGACCCGATATTGTTTCATGCTCAGCGTGAATCTCCGGAAGAAGAAGGCTATGGAAAGAAGTTGGTGCGGTTTTACCACATCGGCGGACCCTCGCTTGTCTTACGTGCTCTTTGGCGGAAAATAAGGAGATAA
- a CDS encoding acyltransferase translates to MRLYKYDFVRTVAIFFVVAVHSLYFVDQSSTACLWIYWALQALFLTGNVLFFLLSGKFNLRERTDDAGVKKFYYNKIRNIVLPILIFFLIRSFYDLYPSISVSEFTKYFIKNSSYGFASTEYWFVFSLMGCILVAPFLAHAFAKLTKFEQKTFLAIGLAFNLLTIVAENAGYSFRWGYLFSGFSFAFCLGQYIEDFFTHRNKRILAAVSPLCLIATVLLMNAGMTSNITDVSPIYTILALGVYALLLFLGDKMKPSKLVSFIAKHSFSIYLVHMMILIPLKNMLPIFPGAPSFLMFIGVALFVFIASTIAAFLIDTTIVEFAKKLFDRLFKRFLPKQDNKAA, encoded by the coding sequence ATGCGCTTATACAAATACGATTTCGTAAGAACGGTGGCAATTTTCTTCGTTGTCGCCGTCCACTCGCTCTACTTCGTCGACCAAAGCAGCACGGCCTGCCTATGGATTTACTGGGCTCTACAAGCGTTGTTCCTCACCGGCAACGTGCTGTTTTTCCTCTTGTCGGGAAAATTCAATCTTCGTGAAAGAACCGATGATGCAGGCGTGAAGAAATTTTATTACAACAAGATTCGCAATATCGTCTTGCCCATTCTTATCTTCTTCCTCATCAGATCGTTTTACGACCTTTATCCTTCGATTTCGGTATCAGAATTCACAAAATACTTTATTAAGAACTCCTCGTATGGATTTGCAAGCACGGAATATTGGTTTGTTTTCTCGCTTATGGGATGCATCCTAGTTGCGCCTTTCTTAGCCCATGCGTTTGCAAAACTAACAAAGTTCGAACAAAAGACGTTCCTTGCAATAGGCCTAGCCTTTAACCTCCTGACCATTGTTGCCGAAAACGCTGGCTACAGCTTTCGATGGGGATACCTCTTTTCAGGTTTTTCGTTCGCATTTTGCCTGGGTCAATATATCGAGGACTTCTTTACCCATCGGAACAAACGAATACTCGCCGCAGTCTCGCCTCTCTGCCTGATCGCAACTGTGCTTCTGATGAACGCAGGCATGACTTCAAACATTACTGACGTTTCCCCGATTTACACGATTTTAGCTTTAGGCGTTTATGCGCTGCTTTTGTTCCTCGGCGACAAGATGAAGCCCTCTAAGCTCGTATCGTTCATCGCAAAGCATTCATTTAGCATTTACCTTGTGCATATGATGATTCTCATCCCACTCAAGAACATGCTGCCGATTTTTCCTGGCGCACCGTCTTTTCTGATGTTCATTGGCGTCGCGCTGTTTGTGTTTATAGCTTCAACTATCGCCGCATTCCTGATTGACACGACCATCGTCGAGTTCGCGAAAAAACTGTTCGACCGATTGTTCAAGCGATTCTTACCCAAGCAAGACAACAAGGCCGCATAA
- a CDS encoding LicD family protein codes for MGLLHDAISRFVPPSSRSFHALFSEVLDLRNDVRVLNDEVWKLREQNMDLQKLCSELGDLVSASTSSLKDDFDAHDTHAKMMLWNIMQEDGESLESTKRRFFGTLPEAEGDLRLLQQGNSRLLFEFDSFCREHNVQYWLMFGTLLGAVRHGGFIPWDDDLDVGMMRGDIQKLIHVTKASDKYRISSAFDWHAHCWQLRFMYRDIDNPCFIDLFIFDYSKRYGAEVFGDLVSLRQSMIDEMNSADKLAFWNRDNPILDANDKSSLSEDVWDVFRSYRAKAESINITSASCEDCSGITFSIENYCDSNDGILSYDIKDIFPVERLPFAGTAVSVPRDYLGILSRYYGDIWSLPKDIHSHYSHVPSGALAKEETKAAITKQLREH; via the coding sequence ATGGGTTTGTTGCACGATGCGATTAGTCGTTTTGTTCCGCCTTCGTCGCGCTCCTTTCATGCATTGTTCTCAGAAGTGCTTGATCTCCGGAATGATGTCAGGGTTCTCAATGATGAAGTTTGGAAGCTTCGTGAGCAGAATATGGATTTGCAAAAGCTCTGCAGTGAATTGGGTGACTTGGTTTCAGCATCGACGTCTTCGTTAAAGGATGATTTTGACGCTCATGACACGCATGCAAAAATGATGCTATGGAATATCATGCAAGAAGATGGGGAATCGCTCGAATCGACAAAAAGAAGGTTTTTCGGAACCCTTCCTGAGGCTGAGGGTGATTTGCGATTGCTCCAACAGGGGAATTCGCGTCTCCTTTTCGAATTCGATTCATTTTGCAGGGAGCACAACGTCCAATACTGGCTTATGTTTGGCACATTGCTTGGTGCGGTCCGCCACGGTGGTTTTATTCCTTGGGATGATGATCTGGACGTTGGCATGATGCGCGGGGATATTCAAAAATTAATCCACGTTACAAAAGCCAGTGATAAATATCGCATCAGCAGTGCGTTTGACTGGCATGCGCATTGTTGGCAGCTCCGTTTTATGTACCGTGATATCGACAACCCTTGTTTCATCGATTTGTTCATTTTTGATTACTCCAAACGATATGGCGCTGAGGTGTTTGGCGATTTGGTTTCCTTGAGGCAATCAATGATAGACGAGATGAATTCAGCGGATAAGCTTGCTTTCTGGAACCGTGATAATCCAATTCTGGACGCTAATGACAAAAGCTCGCTTTCGGAAGATGTTTGGGACGTCTTCCGCTCTTATCGGGCAAAGGCGGAGAGCATAAACATTACTAGTGCATCCTGCGAGGATTGTTCTGGCATCACTTTTTCTATCGAGAATTATTGCGATAGCAACGATGGAATTTTGTCCTACGACATAAAGGATATCTTTCCTGTAGAACGTTTACCGTTTGCGGGCACTGCCGTTTCAGTGCCTCGAGATTATCTGGGGATTCTATCTAGGTATTACGGTGATATATGGAGCTTGCCGAAGGATATTCATTCGCATTATAGTCATGTGCCAAGCGGCGCTCTTGCAAAAGAGGAGACGAAAGCCGCTATAACGAAACAACTGCGCGAACATTAA
- a CDS encoding DUF6541 family protein yields the protein MWGLFFLCALVILLLLYVPGFFLVRSFSHDSLMSLAISPIFSISLYVIAGVLLGLLGIFAEWWMIALPIAVLTIGCFGISHFPRRKEASIYRNSKTGNDWLALALYVVVGVVIVGLFFVRDLNGPDSFAQLYDNASHLNTIRYMVENGNYSILYTSLYSVEEISSGIAPTVSSGSFYPAGWHVVTALGSAISGASAPIAENASLFVFMGIVFPASMALLMLKTFSDRLIVLLGSFITLSFSAFPWGFLTFGPLYSNLAAYAVTPLAVCSVASVFSVDQSKAGRLRWGIAFLAACFAFFALQPNAVFTVIVLAAPLCAANLMGSLSLAGVSKRRSGLICASVVLILALAWIVAWRLPFFEGIVTYPWPPFEGRLQALIGALDLSLRAYPSQLLLAGLVLIGAIWSLFKKKYRALTVSYAICIVMFVLCASSDGPLRSLLAGFWYNDAYRIAALVALSSIPLASMGMYVVFRAVVALGAKLKISKPIVCTVGCLVVLFGVCFIYRPSSMIGIGDDEPAFEVVDSKLIWLSAEDVRRYTVEESDFVNNALDLAKDDPGGIVNIPYDGSVFSYGSNGANVMFRSYMTAGASSEKPESVLVREHLDEISDNESVKNAAAALNAKYVLQLDAGGIGASSSSLDDGVADAETYNGITSINEDTPGFSLLASEGDMRFYKIDG from the coding sequence ATGTGGGGGCTGTTCTTTCTGTGCGCCTTAGTTATATTGCTGTTGCTGTACGTGCCGGGCTTCTTTCTCGTTCGGTCTTTCTCGCATGACTCTTTGATGTCTCTTGCGATTTCCCCAATCTTTTCCATTTCTTTGTATGTGATTGCAGGCGTTTTGCTTGGACTTTTGGGCATCTTTGCCGAGTGGTGGATGATTGCTCTTCCTATTGCAGTTTTGACAATTGGCTGTTTTGGCATCTCGCATTTTCCGAGAAGGAAAGAGGCTTCGATTTATCGCAATAGCAAGACCGGTAATGATTGGCTTGCGCTTGCTTTGTATGTCGTTGTCGGGGTCGTTATCGTAGGATTATTTTTCGTCAGGGATTTAAATGGGCCTGACTCTTTCGCTCAGCTGTACGATAACGCTTCTCATTTAAACACTATTCGTTATATGGTTGAGAATGGAAACTATTCTATTCTCTATACGAGTTTGTATTCTGTTGAGGAGATATCGTCCGGAATCGCTCCAACCGTGTCGAGCGGTTCATTTTATCCTGCGGGTTGGCATGTAGTGACCGCACTTGGGTCGGCAATCTCGGGAGCAAGCGCTCCTATTGCCGAGAACGCTTCATTGTTCGTTTTCATGGGGATAGTGTTTCCTGCGTCAATGGCTTTGTTGATGTTGAAAACATTTTCGGATCGTTTGATTGTTTTGCTCGGGTCGTTCATTACTCTCTCGTTCTCTGCATTCCCTTGGGGATTCTTGACGTTCGGGCCTTTGTATTCAAATCTTGCGGCTTATGCCGTCACTCCCTTAGCTGTTTGCTCGGTGGCTTCCGTTTTCTCCGTCGACCAATCGAAAGCGGGTCGCTTGAGGTGGGGTATAGCGTTTCTCGCTGCATGCTTTGCTTTTTTTGCGCTGCAGCCCAACGCTGTTTTTACCGTGATTGTTCTTGCGGCTCCACTTTGTGCTGCGAACCTCATGGGGTCGCTGAGTTTGGCGGGCGTGAGCAAAAGGCGTTCGGGATTGATTTGCGCGTCAGTGGTGCTGATTCTCGCTTTGGCGTGGATAGTTGCGTGGCGCCTTCCGTTTTTTGAGGGTATAGTGACCTATCCCTGGCCTCCTTTCGAAGGGCGTTTGCAGGCTCTCATTGGCGCTCTCGATTTGTCTTTACGCGCTTATCCTAGCCAGTTGTTGCTTGCCGGACTCGTTTTGATCGGTGCCATCTGGTCGTTGTTCAAAAAGAAATATCGGGCTTTAACGGTATCGTATGCGATTTGCATCGTAATGTTCGTGCTTTGCGCTAGCTCGGATGGTCCTCTTAGGAGCTTGCTTGCTGGGTTTTGGTACAACGATGCCTATCGCATAGCTGCGTTGGTGGCACTTTCTTCAATTCCTCTTGCTTCAATGGGCATGTATGTGGTGTTCCGGGCTGTCGTTGCCCTTGGGGCGAAATTGAAGATTTCGAAACCAATTGTCTGCACTGTCGGATGTCTGGTCGTTTTATTCGGGGTGTGCTTTATCTATCGCCCATCGAGCATGATTGGCATCGGCGATGACGAGCCTGCGTTTGAGGTGGTGGATAGCAAATTGATTTGGCTGTCTGCTGAAGACGTGCGTCGTTATACGGTTGAAGAGTCCGATTTCGTGAACAACGCGCTAGATCTTGCAAAAGACGATCCGGGCGGCATTGTTAACATTCCCTACGATGGAAGCGTGTTCTCGTATGGGTCGAATGGCGCTAACGTTATGTTTCGAAGCTATATGACGGCGGGTGCAAGTTCTGAAAAGCCGGAAAGCGTTCTGGTGCGTGAACATCTAGACGAAATTAGCGACAATGAATCCGTTAAAAATGCGGCTGCCGCTCTGAATGCAAAATATGTCCTTCAGCTTGATGCGGGCGGTATTGGCGCTTCGTCATCGAGTTTGGACGATGGTGTCGCCGATGCTGAAACGTATAACGGTATCACTTCGATCAACGAAGACACTCCCGGGTTTTCTTTATTGGCTTCAGAAGGCGACATGCGTTTTTATAAAATCGATGGTTAG
- a CDS encoding ABC transporter permease: protein MIEALKKSQLHRNWFTITSLVSKDFKLKYRRSVLGVLWSVLNPLLMMCVLAAVFTNVLKFGDVANFPMYLILGNVLFTLMTDSTTGAMTSILESAPLIKKIRIAKLIFPIEKVLFQLVNFAISLIAVVLVMAFFRIAPTVNLFALPLLLIYMLLFCSGLGMLLSALAVFFRDVCHLWGVVITAWTYATPLFYPVSLLPDWMQQAEFFNPMYHYVTYFRDIAMYNCTPDLQENLICFGMALITFAIGLLVFKKSEKKFILYV from the coding sequence ATGATCGAAGCCTTAAAGAAGAGCCAGCTGCACCGCAATTGGTTCACCATCACTTCCCTTGTTTCAAAAGACTTCAAGCTGAAATACCGCCGAAGCGTTCTTGGCGTGCTGTGGTCGGTTCTGAACCCGCTGCTGATGATGTGCGTCCTTGCCGCGGTCTTCACGAATGTCCTGAAATTCGGCGACGTTGCGAACTTCCCCATGTACCTTATCTTGGGAAACGTGTTGTTTACCCTTATGACCGACTCGACGACCGGCGCAATGACGTCGATTCTCGAATCTGCTCCGCTTATTAAGAAGATTCGCATCGCAAAGCTTATCTTCCCTATCGAAAAAGTGCTATTCCAGCTTGTAAACTTCGCCATCTCGCTTATTGCGGTTGTTCTGGTTATGGCCTTCTTCCGCATCGCCCCGACGGTGAACCTTTTCGCGTTGCCCCTGCTTCTTATCTATATGCTGCTGTTCTGTAGCGGACTTGGCATGCTGCTTTCGGCGCTAGCCGTTTTCTTCCGAGACGTGTGCCACCTGTGGGGCGTCGTAATCACCGCATGGACGTACGCAACCCCTCTGTTCTATCCCGTTAGCCTATTACCCGATTGGATGCAGCAAGCTGAATTCTTCAACCCCATGTACCACTACGTGACGTATTTCCGCGATATCGCCATGTATAACTGCACGCCTGACCTGCAGGAAAACCTGATCTGCTTTGGTATGGCGCTTATCACTTTCGCCATCGGCTTGCTTGTATTTAAAAAGTCCGAGAAGAAGTTCATTCTCTACGTTTAG